The Acidobacteriota bacterium DNA segment TCGCGCCTGTTGCGACGTCGTGTCCGCGCTTCACGATGTGGTCGCCGTGCGTTGCCGGCATCGTGAAGCGGACGCGGGCCTCGTCGCGATGCGTACGCTCCACCATCACGACGGCGTCGGCGCCCGTGGGGACTGGCGCCCCGGTGGCGATGTCCACGCACGAACCGCTGGTGACGTCGGCGTCAGGACCGGTGGCCGGTCGCGCGTGCCCGGCCAGTTCCAGCCACACGGGATGCGCGTCTGACGCCTCGGTCAGAGCGTCCGAGCGCACTGCATATCCGTCCATCGCCGACCTGTCGAAGCCAGGCACGTCGAACGGCGCCGGCACATCGTCTGCCAGCACGCGGTCCTTCGCATCGTCCAGAGAGCACAGCTCACGATCACTGACCGGCGCGACGGCCTCGTCAATCAGGCACCGCGCCTCGTCAAGCGGCAGGACGTCGCCGAACGGCCGCATCCCGCCGAAAGACGAGGGGGAAGTCATGTCCGCCTGCGCGCTTCGCGCACCATGTGCCCGAGTTCGGGCAGCACCAGCTTTTCCATGGCCAGGCGCACGGCAGGCTCAGATCCGGGCAGGACGATGACGACGCGGCACTGAGAGACGCCGGCGCACGCGCGGCTCAGCATGGCGGCGGGTCCGATCTCCTGGTAACTCAACATGCGGAACAGTTCGCCGACGCCGGGGATCGGCGTGTCGAGCATCTTCATGATCGCGTCGTACGTCGTGTCGCGTGGCGCGATACCGGTCCCGCCCGTCGTCACGATGACGTCCACCTCGTCGCGCGCGCGCTGCGACTGTACCCAGCGCTGGACGGCGCTCGGGTCGTCCTTGACGAGGCCACGCCCGACTACCTGGTGGCCGTGCTGCTCGAGCAGCGC contains these protein-coding regions:
- a CDS encoding molybdenum cofactor biosynthesis protein MoaB; protein product: MSHTQHRADAPASVRCAVLTVSDTRTPDTDSGGSLLVALLEQHGHQVVGRGLVKDDPSAVQRWVQSQRARDEVDVIVTTGGTGIAPRDTTYDAIMKMLDTPIPGVGELFRMLSYQEIGPAAMLSRACAGVSQCRVVIVLPGSEPAVRLAMEKLVLPELGHMVREARRRT